The proteins below are encoded in one region of Fusobacterium massiliense:
- the ilvC gene encoding ketol-acid reductoisomerase, with amino-acid sequence MAGNILGTTVYYDADCNLQKLVGKKITVLGYGSQGHAHALNLKENGMDVTIGLRKDSKTWKVAEEAGFVVKETGEAVKNADVVMVLIPDEIQGDTYTNSIAPNLKKGAYLGFGHGFNIHFKKIQPNEDINVFMVAPKGPGHLVRRTFQEGSGVPCLIAVYQDPSGDTKDIALAWASGIGGGRSGILETTFKQETETDLFGEQAVLCGGITELIKNGFEVLTEAGYDPVNAYFECLHEMKLIVDLIYEGGFGKMRHSISNTAEYGDFLAGPKVITSVSKDAMRNILADIQSGKFADEFLADSKAGQPFLKAHRKAASEHKIEEVGQELRKLMSWIK; translated from the coding sequence ATGGCAGGAAACATTTTAGGAACAACTGTATATTATGATGCAGATTGTAATTTACAAAAATTAGTAGGAAAGAAAATCACAGTTTTAGGTTATGGTTCACAAGGACATGCTCATGCACTTAACTTAAAAGAAAATGGAATGGATGTTACTATTGGACTTAGAAAAGATTCTAAGACTTGGAAAGTTGCAGAAGAAGCAGGTTTTGTTGTAAAAGAAACTGGAGAAGCAGTTAAAAATGCAGATGTAGTTATGGTTTTAATACCAGATGAAATTCAAGGAGATACTTATACTAACAGTATAGCTCCAAACTTAAAGAAAGGTGCTTACCTTGGATTTGGACATGGATTTAACATTCATTTCAAAAAAATTCAACCAAACGAAGACATAAATGTATTTATGGTTGCACCTAAAGGGCCTGGACATCTAGTTAGAAGAACTTTCCAAGAAGGAAGTGGAGTACCTTGCTTAATAGCTGTATATCAAGATCCTAGTGGAGATACAAAAGATATTGCTCTTGCTTGGGCTTCTGGTATAGGTGGAGGAAGATCAGGAATACTTGAAACTACATTTAAACAAGAAACTGAAACAGATTTATTTGGAGAACAAGCTGTTTTATGTGGTGGAATTACAGAACTTATCAAAAATGGATTTGAAGTTTTAACAGAAGCTGGATATGATCCTGTAAACGCTTATTTTGAATGTCTACACGAAATGAAGTTAATCGTTGACCTAATCTATGAAGGAGGATTTGGAAAAATGAGACACTCTATCTCTAACACAGCTGAATATGGAGATTTCTTAGCAGGACCAAAAGTTATAACATCTGTTTCTAAAGATGCTATGAGAAATATTTTAGCAGATATTCAATCTGGAAAATTTGCTGATGAATTTTTAGCAGATTCTAAAGCAGGTCAACCATTCTTAAAAGCTCATAGAAAAGCTGCAAGTGAACATAAAATTGAAGAAGTAGGACAAGAATTAAGAAAATTAATGTCTTGGATTAAATAG
- a CDS encoding ABC transporter ATP-binding protein, which yields MEKILSYKNVSFKRDGREILKNINWEIKKGENWALIGLNGSGKSTLLSMIPAYTFATKGEVSVFDKKFGTCIWAEIKEKVGFVSSTLNNFSDRLNTQSLMDIVLSGKYNSIGIYQEITQKDREKANSIIKDFKLSHLKLNKFNTLSQGEQRKTLLARAFMNEPSLLILDEPCSGLDIRAREMLLKSLEKNSKNINAIPFIYVTHQIEEIIASISHVAILDNGKIVAQGNKYEVLTDENLSKLYEIDVKIEWSNNRPWLIVK from the coding sequence ATGGAAAAAATTTTATCTTATAAAAATGTTTCTTTTAAAAGAGATGGTAGAGAGATTTTAAAAAACATAAATTGGGAAATAAAAAAAGGAGAAAACTGGGCTTTAATTGGATTAAATGGTTCAGGAAAATCAACACTTTTATCTATGATACCTGCATATACTTTTGCAACAAAAGGAGAAGTTTCTGTTTTTGATAAAAAATTTGGGACTTGTATTTGGGCAGAGATTAAAGAAAAAGTTGGTTTTGTTAGTTCTACTTTAAATAATTTTTCAGATAGGCTAAACACTCAATCTTTAATGGATATTGTTTTATCAGGAAAATATAACTCAATAGGTATTTATCAAGAGATAACTCAAAAAGATAGAGAAAAAGCAAATAGTATTATAAAAGATTTTAAACTATCTCATTTAAAATTAAATAAATTTAACACTTTATCACAAGGTGAACAAAGAAAAACTTTACTTGCAAGAGCCTTTATGAATGAACCATCTCTTTTGATTTTAGATGAGCCTTGTTCTGGCTTAGATATAAGAGCAAGAGAAATGTTATTAAAAAGTCTAGAAAAAAATTCTAAAAATATAAATGCTATACCATTTATTTATGTAACACATCAAATAGAAGAAATTATAGCTTCTATTAGTCATGTAGCTATACTTGATAATGGGAAAATTGTAGCTCAAGGAAATAAATATGAAGTTTTAACTGATGAAAATTTATCAAAGCTTTATGAAATAGATGTAAAAATTGAATGGTCTAATAATAGACCCTGGTTAATTGTGAAATGA
- the leuB gene encoding 3-isopropylmalate dehydrogenase, translating to MEYKIAVLKGDGIGPEIVDVATKVLEKIGEKFNHKFIFTRGYLGGESIDKYGVPLSDETIKICKDSDAVLLGAVGGTKWDKIEPELRPEKGLLKIRKELEVFTNLRPAILFNELKNASPLKEEIIGDGLDIMVVRELTGGLYFGPKKYSDEEASDTLVYKRSEIERITKKAFEIAKLRNKKITSVDKQNVLDSSKLWRKIVNEISENYPEVQVEHMYVDNAAMQLVINPRQFDVILTENTFGDILSDEASMLTGSIGMLASASLGDGKVGIYEPCHGSAPDIAGKNIANPIATILSVVMMLRYSFNLNKEADVIEEAIKNVLKDGYRTSDIYTDGYKKVGTIEMGNEIINKI from the coding sequence TGGAATAGGACCAGAAATTGTTGATGTAGCAACAAAAGTTTTAGAAAAAATTGGAGAAAAATTTAATCATAAATTTATCTTTACAAGAGGATATTTAGGTGGAGAATCTATTGATAAATATGGAGTACCTTTATCTGATGAAACTATAAAAATATGTAAAGATAGTGATGCTGTTCTTTTAGGAGCAGTTGGCGGAACTAAATGGGATAAGATTGAGCCTGAACTAAGACCAGAAAAAGGACTTTTAAAAATAAGAAAAGAATTAGAAGTTTTTACAAATCTAAGACCAGCTATTCTTTTTAATGAATTAAAAAATGCTAGTCCATTAAAAGAAGAAATAATTGGAGATGGCTTAGATATAATGGTTGTTAGAGAATTAACAGGTGGACTATATTTTGGACCTAAAAAATATAGTGATGAAGAGGCCTCAGATACTCTTGTATACAAAAGAAGTGAGATTGAGAGAATAACTAAAAAGGCTTTTGAAATAGCTAAATTAAGAAATAAAAAGATAACAAGTGTAGATAAACAAAATGTTTTAGATAGCTCAAAGCTTTGGAGAAAAATTGTAAATGAAATTTCTGAAAATTATCCAGAAGTTCAAGTTGAACATATGTACGTAGATAATGCAGCTATGCAACTTGTTATAAATCCAAGACAATTTGATGTAATTTTAACAGAAAATACTTTTGGGGATATTCTGTCAGATGAAGCTTCTATGCTTACAGGTTCTATTGGAATGCTGGCTTCTGCTAGTTTAGGAGATGGAAAAGTTGGTATCTATGAACCTTGTCACGGTTCTGCACCTGATATTGCTGGAAAAAATATTGCTAACCCAATAGCAACAATATTATCAGTTGTTATGATGTTAAGATATTCTTTTAACTTAAATAAAGAGGCTGATGTTATAGAAGAAGCTATAAAAAATGTTTTAAAAGATGGATATAGAACTTCTGATATTTATACTGACGGATATAAGAAAGTTGGAACTATTGAAATGGGAAATGAAATAATCAATAAAATATAA